DNA from Scheffersomyces stipitis CBS 6054 chromosome 1, whole genome shotgun sequence:
ACCATTAGCCACATTGATAGATAAATCATGAATGTTTCTAGATCTGGACAGAGAATCGCCAGCAACCTTGATCTCCGGAGGTGGAGGAGTAGGCAGCAGGAAATCCAGAGTCTTTTGTGGATATTGTTGAGCCGTTGGAAGTGGTGGAGCATCTCTAGAATTATAAACAGAGTGTTGACTTTGAGTAGGTGTACTTATTCTACTGTTACCTGGACTACTCAAAGTCGACAAGGCGCCCACAAGTCCTCTCTGACTGCCACAACCTTCATAGCCTCGATCTAACTTCTGCTTTATCACCGCTTTGATGTTGGATGTCCATGCTTTCACTTCCCAGCTCAAAAAGTCGCCATTTTGAGCCAACTGAAGGACATCTTGCAACTCCAAGTAGTGGACAAATGGTAAAGTAGGCAAGCCAAATAATAACGAATCAGGATCTGTTCTGTTGGCCTTCAAACGTTTAGGTCTTCCGTAAAGTCCAAAGGTATCGAGCAAGGGTACGAAAAACCGGATCAATGTATCAAAGCCTGGAACAGAAGAGTGCTGTTCTGGCATTATGAAGATAGACGTATTTCTATAATCGTCGGCTACTTTTTTCAGAACTTTAGTAGAGAGAGAAGGCGACTTAAAGTTGATCATAGCctccatcttcaacatGGTGCTGTGATCGATCAACTGGTGCGATTGCGGATACACTGCAGtgacagaagaagcacTACTGACTACAGCCATCaactgtttcttcttcttttggtCTGTTTCGTAGAATAAGATTCGCCCAGGGATAaacgtcttcttcttggactgAGAAGGCTCTATAACAGCATAACATCGCTTCCAGGCCATACCACTGCCGTATCTGATAGAAACCCAGTCTTCGTGATCAAATCGTTTTTCAGCCAAAATGGTTCTGATATCTGAAAGACGAGCTCCTCTAGCTGATAACAACGCACCGGAGTACGCCTCCTGAAGGGCGGAGTACTCGTAATTCGATAAACGCAAGGCTGAGTACCACGTtatcaagtcgttgaacGATTTGTACTGTAAGATATAtctattcttcaaagtgGTGGACACGATGACAACGTTGTCCAAGTTTTGTTTGGCCGCTGGGAGGGACTTCATCGCGTTGTAGACAGCATCGGTGAAGTTGATATAGTTTGGTTTTGCCGAAGTCTCCAAGAGGGCATCGGGGTTGTTTCTGAATTGGGCCAAGTTGGCAGCATCCCAATAGGCTAGCTGACACCCGGTCAAGATACCGTATACCTCTTTCCATTCGCGGTCAGCGGGTTTTCCGTCCCCGTTGAGATCGTAGTAGAGCATAAAGATACCTTCATGGTACCGACGGTGTGACTGCGACGAGAGCAATGTGACAATAGGTACCAATTCCGGGGACAAGCCTTCCAAGTCGTCCGGACGAGGTGAGTTTAGACCGACGGGAGAAACATAAGAggctctttctttctttttagGCGACGTAGTTCCGTTGGCGGACGAGTTGGACGAGAACCTCTTCTTTACAGCATGCATTTTTGCGAGTGTGTGTTATTGAGTGTACGTTGATGTCCACGGTTCTTTGTAGTGAATAGTTGACTACACTAGAGCGGATGGTAATAATATGGCAATAATGACGAAGACGGTGCGTGACTGTGTCGACGGATAAGGATGGCCGTTGTTGATGATAATCCTACTGGAACAATTTGATCTTGTGCTCTTTGGCTGTGTCTCAATAACAATAGTATGGGGAATCGGTGATCTAGAGATCTAAGCGTGGCGAACAGGTGTGCAACTTTTGAAcagccaagttgaatatCAATAGTGGCTATACCGACTGCGacaacaataacaagtATATCGCTAATACAAGGACTGTTAAAACGATAACAAAGAAACGAAGGAAACAAAAGTTATAAAAATCAAGCCCAATTTTCAACTGTTGTCAATCATGCAAATTGCAccgaaaaaaaaaaacaaaGCCTGCTTCTCCAGATTCGTCGTGCCACAGTAAATTTCTGTCGCACCTCGACGATCTGGCAGACGTTAGCGGGTTTAGCACGAGCGTGACGGCACAAAATAGCGACGCAGCCAGAAAATAGTGCCACGCGCACAGAGAGAATAGCGACGTCATAGGGAGAGTGGCAGCAGCCAGGGAGAGTGGCTGCGAGGTGCCCTAGTCCAAGATTGGTGTAGCACAAGTTCCACGGTTTTGCTGAGAAGGCATTGTTTACGTCGGGCTTGCTGGGCTGTGGCAGACGTTAAGCGTGCTGTATCTTCTGTCTGTTTTGTCTGTTTTGTCTGTTTTGtttttgtatttgttgTACAAAATTGTGCACCAAAATATCCTGTCTTGTCCGATGGAAATCTTTTCAAGCTGGTCTCACTGTACAGACAATCTCCACTCGTCCACCAGAATCAGCGCTATCGCTCGCAAGAGTTCCGAACCGAAGCTGTGCGTTTCCTTGGCCGCTTCCCGTAGCTGCAGCTACTGGCTCTGATTGGCTGTCGCTGCTGCCTAGAAATCTCGCTGTCATTGTCCTGTGCCATattttcttccacaatCGTCGCGAACCACAAATCGGTCCTTTGTGATTCCCCAAACCATCAACACATCTCACACTACATGAGGACGACAAGTCTCGCTGCCTGTCGCTGCAATCGCACTACGTCCCGCTACAGAATTGCACTCGCCGGCATTAGAGTCTAAAATCTCTCACTAGGTTGCCGAAAGTCTCACTACGTACACCGTAAGCCTCGTTGATCCTCGCTATTTCTCGCTAAATTTCACCTCACTTCCATgtaaaaaaaaaatcaaaGCTCGTAAACGTCTCTTGTGCAACCTCTTGTTCTAAACTCAAATCCACAACCCTCTAAACCTTGAAACAACAATACGACCATGGCTAGTTTCACCAATACGATGACTTTTGCAAACGGCTTCGCCAATTGGGGAATTTCTTGACGCTAAACACGTTTGCTATTCCCAATCCAGTAACCCTATGTCTTCAAAGCCTGGCGGTTGCAACGGATGCAGGCTCTGTAAACAAACACCGTCTGGTTGCAGGACATACGTCATGGCCCTTGTTTATTGTTGACAGCCATTAGTGTGACTGTAGTGACATCAAATTGAGTTTGAATTGTGGAGTTTATTGTTTCGAGCTGTAGCCCTCTCTTGTGCATATTGCTGCTGCAGCAACTTGCTTAAAATCTCACTCAAAAAGCTGCTGATGATCCCCGATTGCTGCTTTGATTATCATCACAACCAACTTCTCTACGATCCACTACATCCTATAATGGCGGACCCTACAATCAGCAGTTGTATTCAAGTGTGGATTCTCGTGGTTCTTCTTGCTGTTCCGTATTCTCTCTCGATCTTTTCAAACTCTAATTTAGCCGTGGCatatttttcgcagcttTCTGGTCGAATAGTTTTAAAAtatttcgcaaccatttcaAACAAACTTTACCCTTTCTTTAATGTAGCGAATAATACCATTCTGTGAACATTACAGCATTTCAACTTTATCAACTCCATTATCTCTCATTTACTACATACATGTACTAATATATCCTATACACAATTACAACTTGGAATCAAAAGCCTTGTCGAAGTCAGTCAACACAAATCTGTATCTGACGTCACTGACACTGATCTTGTCCATCACCTTGTGGACACCTTCTTCACTGATAGGCACCTTTTCGATCCATGGAGCCAAATTGTTGTCGGcgtacaacttcaacaattcgtCAGCTTCCTTCATTGAACCAATACCAGATCCAGCAATGATAGCACCTCCCATGAGCAAGTTGAAAGGAGCAATGGTGATGGGTTCATCCACAGGAGGAGCAGAAACAGTGACATACTTACCacccaacttcaacgatcTGAGGAACGAGTTGTAGTTGACACCCTTACCGAAACTGGCACAGTTAAGAATCATGTCGAAAGTGTCCAAGTTCGACTCGGCCCAGTTTGGGTCTTCCTTGGTGGCTATGTACTTGGATGCACCCAACTGGATGGCATCTTCCTTCTTGCTGGATGTTCTCGAGAAAGCGACAACTTCCTTAGCACCCAAAGCCTTGGCAATTTGAATAGCCATGGATCCCAAACCTCCAATACCAACAATACCAATGaccttttccttcaagtcgtAGCCTGCATGACGAACAATTGGCGAGTAGACAGTCAATCCACCACAGAGTAAAGGAGCAGCATAATGAACATCCAAGTTAGCAGGAACACGAGCAGCAAAATGGGAGTTGACTCTGAAATGAGAGGCATATCCACCTTGGGTAACGTAACCACCACACTTCTTGTTAGGAGTGTTGTAGGTACCAACGTTACCCTTCTGACAGTATTGCTCGTTGTTGTTCTTACAACGGTCACATTCACCACACGAGTCAGATTGGGCACCAATGGCAACGATGTCTCCAAGCTTGTGTTTGGTGACTTCGGGGCCGACCTCAATGACTTCACCGACGATTTCGTGGCCCACGACCAAATCGGTTCTGTTCAAAGGGCCCCAATTACCAGAAACGGTGTGACAGTCACTTCCACACACACCGCAGGCAACGACCTTGATGGTTATGTCGTATGGCAAAAGTGGTTTAGGGTCGTACTGGACGAATCTGGCCTTGTTCCAGTTTTCAGTCTTATCGACACCGAAACCGgagaatttttcaggaACAGTTTTTGAGGTAGACATTTTTGGCAATTGAGTTTTTTTTCAATGTTGGTCTACGGAACTCCTTGGTAGAGTCGATAACGGACGGTCCAGGGGCCTTAAATAGGCATCCATCCCACTGAATCGACATTGCCCCATCATTTCAGGTTCATATTGGACATGTTCGGGTATTACCCAATCGGGCTGGAATCACGGACAACTCGATTCGAGATATAGGATTGCGGGCGGACTTAGGAGGATTGAAACAATCTTCGCACCGGGATTACCAGATTAGGGCACTGCATTAATAAGCGTAGGAAAATAATAGCGGCCGAACACGTTCTGAGCGGCGGAATACAAATCGAGAAACCGCCGACCAGATAAGGGCTGAAACAaataattttcaattctctaTATAATACAGTTAAAGGCTACAAATTCACAGAAATCAAAGTAATAATGTACACTGACAAAGTTCCACTAGATATTTAGAGTAGACGACAGGTGTAGGGTCTGTTAAAGCAGTTAATTTGGTCCAGTTAATTTGGTCCAGTTGGTCCAATGAGAGTCTTGCTCAGCAATCTCCGAGGTCCACAGATTCGCTCAGAATGCTCACTTCCCGGCATTTCCTATTCTGGCAACCCTGTTCCATACCAAATTTTGCAGACCTCACCACGGACCGAGACTCGGAACTCTCTTTCAGATCCGTTGACCTCAGGGCACCAATGGATCAGTAGTCTTCTTGGATGCCGCCTTGGGCTTTGAGCAATCTGATCAATTCCAATCCCTGTAGCAACTCCTTTTCGGCCGTATCTATGTCGTCGTAGTTCAAAGCCGAAATAGCAAACTTGGCATGCTTCTGTACCTTGCTGATCAGCTCAGAAGTGTCTACGATTGCTGCGATATTCTCTTTGGTGATGTGGTGATGATGTGCCTGTGCGGAAGAATGTGTAGTGGACGGCTTTCTACTACTGGAAACCGACGaagttctcttcttctctggatctggagGAAACACCTGGATAGACGAGCTTTTATTGATGTGGGTGATATCATCATCTGGCAAGTATTTGGGTGCTCCAGGCAATTTGACCTCGTTGTTGCTGTCACTATCTTCAGGTGGAAAATGAGGAACTCCAGGTAAACTGACGTCAGCATCACCACCAGTGGCTTTTACATCCTTCGCATCTGCTATGTCGTCATCGTCCAAAAATAAAGGAGTCAGTGGAAATCCATTGGCTTCATTTGTAGACGTAGAGACATCAGGAAGAAACAGAGGAGCACCAGGCAATTTAAACGTATCCAATTCCTGTCCctcgtcttctttcttaGCGGATACATCATCCAATCCAGATAAATCAACCAATTCAGTAGGAGCACTAGGCAATTCTTTATTTTTTTCTCTATTCTGACCAAtatcatcgtcatcatcgtcatGAGGTGCGTGGCTTTCCTGATCAATTCCTTCGTTCTGATTTCCAAACTCTTtattcaactcttcttcaagttcgaGGTCTGTAGGCTCGTCCTTATActcaatttcatcttttaTGATTTTTGACAATTGATACTTCAACACTTTGATTTTTTCCTTATTGAGAGCTTCAAACAGCTTCGCGTCAGATGCCTTCCCACCAGTCAACTTGTTCCAGTCTACGGTTGAATCGTCGTTGCTGGTGAAAATCGACAAGAGCAGCAAAAAATTGAGCGTGGCCCTAAACTTGCCTACCAATGCCGGTTTATTGGTGCTTCTGGTGAAATTGGATAAACTTTCAAGGCaagagttgaacaacttgtacGAGAAAGACAACACCATACTTAACGATAAGGATCTATCGTTAAGCACCTTGTGCACAGACTCATCTTCTGTAGACTTCTTGATCGCTTCAGTCGTGTCCAACAACGCAATGGTGAAGGTCTGGATTTCTTCCGATTTCGTGTGCAACTTGTTCAGCAAGATATACTCCAAGACGTAGAATTTACAATAATAGGAAACCACAGGATTGACGGATTCAAGCTCGACAGAACGAGCAATAAAGGGGGAAACCGACTTGTCGGCTTTGAGTGCCTCCGGAACGGAGTCTACAGTGATTTGGCTCGACATCTTACGGTGATTGGAGAAAGACGGAGAGATATGATTGTGGATTGAATTCTGTATAGGGATAAGCGATTAGGTAAGAGATCCGAAAAATCACGAAGTGCACAACAGCACCAAAGAAATGGTACAGTACTGAAAGCCAAGTGAGAGTTGAGCACTTTTTGGAGTAGCATCTAGACTTACCACTACTAGTAAGGATATCATATCACTACACAAAATTCGACACTGTCGTAGCATTAGCTCTATTCACAAGTATTTAAATAATTTAAGTATGCGGCATCTTCAACatatcaatttcattgaaaTCTCCATTTTATCGTCATTACACCATGAATACCTCTACTTCTGCTCCAAGTCCAACTCAGGCATTCTCAAGATCTCTCTGTCATCATTCTTAGCATCCTCCTgcaacatcttcaagatcttcagGTCCTTCCACTTGTCTGGCAAAGGAGTAACGTCGTAGTTCTTTGTAGCCCAGTAGTAGATGTCCCAGTCTGGCTCGTCCAACAATCTGTCGTATTCGTCTAGTTCAGCCTCGGTGAACTCGTTTAAGTACTTTTTAGCAAAACGGGAGAGAAGCAAGTCGCTTTCCAAAATGCCTCTCTTTCTCAGCTGGTAGATCAACCTAGCTCTCTTTATTTCCATGgtttctccttctctctTGATGGGCTGGATTCTCATTTTCACTGTGGTGTCAATAGCCGGGTTTTGAGGCTTCCCGTAATTGGCGAGAGCCGAAACAGACGAGCTGAtggatcttcttgatgtgattctgtttctgaGC
Protein-coding regions in this window:
- a CDS encoding predicted protein, with protein sequence MLRNRITSRRSISSSVSALANYGKPQNPAIDTTVKMRIQPIKREGETMEIKRARLIYQSRKRGILESDLLLSRFAKKYLNEFTEAELDEYDRLLDEPDWDIYYWATKNYDVTPLPDKWKDSKILKMLQEDAKNDDREILRMPELDLEQK
- a CDS encoding predicted protein, with translation MSSQITVDSVPEALKADKSVSPFIARSVELESVNPVVSYYCKFYVLEYILSNKLHTKSEEIQTFTIALLDTTEAIKKSTEDESVHKVLNDRSLSLSMVLSFSYKLFNSCLESLSNFTRSTNKPALVGKFRATLNFLSLLSIFTSNDDSTVDWNKLTGGKASDAKSFEALNKEKIKVLKYQLSKIIKDEIEYKDEPTDLELEEELNKDAPTELVDLSGLDDVSAKKEDEGQELDTFKLPGAPSFLPDVSTSTNEANGFPSTPLFLDDDDIADAKDVKATGGDADVSLPGVPHFPPEDSDSNNEVKLPGAPKYLPDDDITHINKSSSIQVFPPDPEKKRTSSVSSSRKPSTTHSSAQAHHHHITKENIAAIVDTSESISKVQKHAKFAISALNYDDIDTAEKELLQGLELIRLLKAQGGIQEDY
- a CDS encoding predicted protein — encoded protein: MHAVKKRFSSNSASYVSPVGLNSPRPDDLEGLSPELVPIVTLLSSQSHRRYHEGIFMLYYDLNGDGKPADREWKEVYGILTGCQLAYWDAANLAQFRNNPDALLETSAKPNYINFTDAVYNAMKSLPAAKQNLDNVVIVSTTLKNRYILQYKSFNDLITWYSALRLSNYEYSALQEAYSGALLSARGARLSDIRTILAEKRFDHEDWVSIRYGSGMAWKRCYAVIEPSQSKKKTFIPGRILFYETDQKKKKQLMAVVSSASSVTAVYPQSHQLIDHSTMLKMEAMINFKSPSLSTKVSKKVADDYRNTSIFIMPEQHSSVPGFDTLIRFFVPLLDTFGLYGRPKRLKANRTDPDSLLFGLPTLPFVHYLELQDVLQLAQNGDFLSWEVKAWTSNIKAVIKQKLDRGYEGCGSQRGLVGALSTLSSPGNSRISTPTQSQHSVYNSRDAPPLPTAQQYPQKTSDFSSPTPPPPEIKVAGDSSSRSRNIHDLSINVANGSNAAALDAKDNHKSVHLDDIYHKYSTIQTPSDQYQVDRNELLNGSEEQFIEDELPVGVRKLDLEDRNTNVYPVNDEDLFSEEEDDNSSEKIEARRIGMLPSSSNSSGLNQSLNVPVYNNRNSSYSSVQSPMTQYTEFNDQFSKALGKSDHSTRVQRDYGELYPSDEEHSPPPEAPPHESFSHDEPSSSYISKSGPSYNLSGAINSVPSGTTTPRNTEPRFISSPNSSQNQIHRFESPPAATKAPANIRTPTNEVPEEAFAVKPSASHQKLQQQMSIPTLSQQQKTVFYPQAVPKEPVYPVVAPQKQSYPQSQSFGYTNDANRQNPAQPRQQYPPQQQQQQLKIHPLPQQQQQQPKPNQYQQYPPQQQQFRTQTQQQPQQQYRPQQQQQHRPPPPPQQQQHRPSPPPQQQQPQQQYRPQPQQQPLSGHAHPYARQAQQQQHVPGFRSHQQVPHYNQQGGAIPRNNGQAPTQPQGQNPAQMRGYDQQQQYEYN
- the ADH4 gene encoding Alcohol dehydrogenase, class V (NADP-dependent alcohol dehydrogenase VII), which gives rise to MSTSKTVPEKFSGFGVDKTENWNKARFVQYDPKPLLPYDITIKVVACGVCGSDCHTVSGNWGPLNRTDLVVGHEIVGEVIEVGPEVTKHKLGDIVAIGAQSDSCGECDRCKNNNEQYCQKGNVGTYNTPNKKCGGYVTQGGYASHFRVNSHFAARVPANLDVHYAAPLLCGGLTVYSPIVRHAGYDLKEKVIGIVGIGGLGSMAIQIAKALGAKEVVAFSRTSSKKEDAIQLGASKYIATKEDPNWAESNLDTFDMILNCASFGKGVNYNSFLRSLKLGGKYVTVSAPPVDEPITIAPFNLLMGGAIIAGSGIGSMKEADELLKLYADNNLAPWIEKVPISEEGVHKVMDKISVSDVRYRFVLTDFDKAFDSKL